Within Phocoena phocoena chromosome 9, mPhoPho1.1, whole genome shotgun sequence, the genomic segment acaaattgaagattcgTGGCCACTCTGCGTGGAGCGAGTCTATCGGTGCCGCTTTTCCAATAGTGTTTGCCCATTCTatgccacattttggtaattctcacaatatttataacttttttcaatattattgtatttgttatggtgttGATGGGAGCAATCCATAAACAGTCTacaataggaatagaaaagagttttatctgAGCCAAACTGAgaactatagcctgggagacacagCTCCAAAAGCATTTGAATTGTGTTCTGCTACTACAAAATGGggggcttataaaggcaaaaatcgtaaaattacataattatttgTCAAGAATTATAactggagctggcaagaagtaaaGGTGCTTGTTAAGCAAGGTTTGGTTGGGGGACCAAAATGGTTTCATAGTTACAAGGCGGACCTTGAAGCCATAAAGATGCAGCTGGCAGTGGCTAGCAGGTATATTTTGAGAACAGCTGGTGGTATCCTTGAGTTTGATACGTTTCAGCAGattcaagttctcagtgatgcAAGAGTGTGTCTGAAACCACATCCACGATGGCCACCCGGCTCCATTTTGAATACCTGAACCACagtcattccatttttatttttatttttgtttatttatttgttggctgCACTGTGTAGCCTGTGGAATCTTAGTtatccgaccagggattgaacccatgccctctgcagtggaagtgcagagccctaaccactggaccaccaggaaattcccgccattgtgatttttaaatgcattcttttctttaatggttaaagcagatgtacaatgtacaTTTAATACGCCACAAAACAGGCTGTTCTAGCTAGCATAAAGTTCAAGTTAAATCacgtataagccagaatgacttccccatgcCCCCTTCCATcacagtgatctgtgatcagttgTCTTTGCGATTACTGTTATAATTGATTAGGGGTGCCACGAACTGCACCCATGTAGGACAGTGAACTTAactgataaatgtgtgtgttttgactgaattataggggtaccagaagaagagaaaaaggaagggtctgagaaaatatttgaagagattatagtagaaaacttccctaacatgggaaaggaaatagtcacccaagtccaggaggtacagagagtcccatacagggtaaaccctaggagaaacacatcaaaacacatattaatcaaactaacaaaaattaaattcaaagaaaaaatattaaaagcagcaagggaaaaacaacaagaacaaaacacacaaaggaatccccataagattatcagctgatttttcagcagaaactctgcaggccagagggagtggcaggatatacttaaagtgatgaaagagaaaaacctacaaccaagattactctacccagcaaggatctcattcagattcaatggagaaatcaaaagcttttcagacaagcaaaagctaagagaattcagcaccaccaaaccagctttacaataaatgctaaaggaacttctctaggcaggaaacacaaaagaagaaaaagacccacaaaaacaaacccaaaacaattaagaaaatggtaataggaacaaacatattgataataaccttgaatgtaaatggattaaatgtcccaaccaaaagacacagactggctgaatggatacaaaaacaagacccatgtatatgctgtctacaagagacccacttcagacctaaggacacatacagactgaaagtgaagggatggaaaaagatattccatgcgaatggaaatcaaaagaaagctggagtagcaatatttgtatcagataaaaaagactttaaagactgttacaagagataaagaaggacactacataatgatcaagggatcaatccaagaagaagatgtaacaattataaatgtttatgcacccaacagaggaacacctcaatacacaaggcaaatgctaacaaccatgaaaggggaaatcgacagtaacacaataatagcaggggactttaacaccccacttacacccatggacagatcatccaaaatgaaaataaataaggaaacacaagctttaaatgacacaatagatcagataggtctaattgatatttatagaacattccaccccaaagtggcagaatacactttctcctcaagtgcacgtggaactttctccagcatagatcacatcttgggtgacaaatcaaggcttggaaagtttaagaaaattgaaatcgtatcaagcatcttttctgaccacaatattatgagactggaaatcaattacaggaaaaaagctgtaaaagcCATacatacatggaggctaaacagcgCGCtattaaataagcaagagatcactgaagaaatcaaagaagaaataaagaaatacatagaaacaaatgacaacaacaacacaatgacccaaaacctatgggatgccgtaaaagcagttctaagcagtTTGAGATTTCATCCATTCtgtagcccatggatcaaggagtaattttgactttcaagtatTATTATTTAGGAAATACATTTCGTAAAGCTATAGCTGCCAGAGATAGTGATTCCtttgatggatctgggcaaagttaATTGAAAAACTTCTGGAAAGGACTCACCATTCTAGAAGCCCTTAAGACTATTCATGATTCACGGGAAGATGTCAAAACATCAATATTAACAAGAGTTTGGAAGAAGCTGATTCCAAACCTCATGGGCGACTTTGAGGGGCTCAACACTTTAGTGGAAGAAGTaattgcagatgtggtggaaacagcaagagaactaggATTAGGAGTGGAGACtgagatgtgactgaattgctgtaaCCCCATGATAAACTTTACCAGATGAGGAGCTGCTTCTTATGGAGGAGCAAAGACAgaggtttcttgagatggaatctactcctggtgaaggtgCTGTGAACATTGTTGAagtgacaacaaaggatttagaatattacataaatttaattgataaagCAACAGCAGAGTTTGAGAGGACTGATTCCAATTCTTCTTTCCACCCATTCGTAGAAAGAAGTTCTAcggtgggtaaaatgctatcagatGGCATTgtgtgctacagagaaatcatttgtgaaaggaagagtcaattgatgtgGCAAAGTCCACTGCTGTCTTATCTTAAGGAATTGTCACAGTTGCCCCAAACGTCAGCAGCCACCACCTTGATGAGTCAGCAGCCATCACCATGGAggaagaccctccaccagcaaaaagattatgactcactgaaggctcagatgatggttagcagtAAAGTAATTTTAGACTcaggtatatacattgttttttggGCAAAATGCTATTGCACCCTAAACAGACTACAGTGTagcataaacataacttttatgtgcacaGGGAAACCAAGAACTTGGTGTGATACTTTTGATAGTCACTTcgttgtggtggtctggaaccaaacttgCGATGTTtccgaggtatgcctgtgtaAAAGAACTGTTTCCAGACATTGGACAACAGCCTGTTCTGGACTGATCTATGGATGGGTCAGgtggatagaaaataaaaagcaactgaAGAAAATGGATGGTGTGTCTGATGCAAGGAAGGGAAGTTGAAAGTGCAATTatgtaaaaagcaaataaagTTCCTTATCAACATAGACAAAGGTACTGACTCTGAAAAAATGGAAGCTGATGGCAGGTATCATCTGAAAATGCTCAGCATCCGTGAGTGCTACACAAGCTAATTAAAATGGCAACAAAACTCAAAAAGCATATAACAAAAACAGCAAATATTCCGATGTGAGAAACGATCCAGTGTTTGACTCGCAGGAGCGCCTTGAAGGCGCGGTTTCTCTGGGCCTCTTTCAGGTCTTGCTTTTGCTTTGCAATATGTGACCACACCTTGGCCAGGTAGCGCACGTGACCTTCTCCATGGGGGTCGCCCCCGCCCTGCTGGAGCCGCTGTGCATCAAAGAAGAGGTCGTTGCTGAGGTAGGCGCCCTGGAGTTCCCTCTCCAGCCCCTCGACCACGGCCATCAGCTCGGCCAGCTGCTTCCTCTGCTCGTCCCCGGAGGCCCAGTTGCTGAAGGCGCAGTACCTGTGCCCGCACTCCCGGACCAGGCCCCTCAGCCTGACGTTGTCTGTGTTTGCTACGTAGTCATGCAAGGATCCGTCCGCTAAGTCCTCCTTGCGGGTGAAGAGGATGACCGTGTGTCTCAGGGCTCTCGCCCCAAAGACCTCCTTCACCCTGGTCACGGCCACCACGTCCTGCTCTGTGAAGCGCCCCAGCTGGGTCACCAGCAGCAGCACGTGAGGCCCCGGGGCCGAGAGCAGGTAGCAGTCCCCGATGTCCTCGTACGCCTCTTGGTCCTGGGCCCTCGCCTCAAAGATGGGGGGCGTGTCCACCACCAGGACGCTCCTCCCATCCCACGTGCCCGTTGCGCCCTGACACTTCCTGGTCACCGACTGGGCCGCCAGCCTGGACTCAAACACTGGCTGGCAGAGGATGCTGTTCCCGGTGGCACTCTTCCCGCTGCCTGTTTTGCCCACCAGGATGATCCTCAATGAGGACGAGGCTGCAAACAGCTTATGTTCTATCCcgcctataaaaaaaaaaaaaaaaaaagagtttttcgTGTTCTACTAagtcagtgatttaaaaaaatttattttatcttggaGTTTAGTTTATGAGCAATGTTGTCTTAGCTTCAGGTGTGAAGCAAAAGAATTACTCTATACATACACGAGCATCGATTCTGTTTCAAactcttttctcatttaggttatttcggaatattgagcagagttccctgtgctatacagtaggtccttgttgggaAAGTTAGTGATTCTTAAGATTTTTAGGTCACGGACCTTTCATGGTATCTCATGAAAGCTATGGACCTCTCTCCCTGCCAAATAGtgatatttaaatacatacaaaTGTTTGCATACAACTTTAGGCGACTCTTGACTGGCAGGAAGCCACACTGGGAGCCCGAACTTGGACCCATAGCCAAGAGTAAGAACTGCTACACCATGAAGGATGCTCCAAGGACTTCATCAGGACCAGGGAAAATACAGCTTTCAGAAAGCTGGACCCTGAGCTTCTCCGGGGATGGTGCTTAGCCCAGTTTCATGCTAAATAAATGTGAGattagaaagaggaggaggatgagAAGTCATCAGTGAGAAACTATGATCACCTCTCTTTCACCCACCAATTAATTCCCAGGTACACAGGCTGCCAATCACATTCATCTGAACCTTGGGGGTAAAGGAAGTCTCAGATGTCAGAGCTCCAGTGACCTACCACCGAGGACCAGCTGAATGTCCCCGGGTTTCCTCTTTTTGGGTGGGGAGTTGGATGTTTGGATGTGAGCCTACAGAAGGCTTGTCGTTAAAGTCAAGGACGGAGTCTTGTGACGGGACACGCTGTCCCAGAACATACAGTTTCGATGGTAATACTTGGAATTAATGATGGAATGTTTTGGTTTAAAACTGTTTGCACCGTAACTGCTTTTATCGCTAACCGCCTGACTTGGCTGCTGTGAAATTGAGCTTTTCTTGCCAGCATAATGTGAACAGGAAGACGCTGGGTTCCGGATGGCCGACCTAATAGTTCAAAATTAGAACGAACATCCTGTTACCCTGGGATATAAAAACCACACCCGTACAAGACTCGGGGTCTCACCCTGCTTTTGGTGAGGCCCCGATCGGTTTGCGCTTTTGTGCGTAATAAACGCctatcactaatctactttggaTTTGCACTGGATATTGGTGTTCTGTCTTGGTTCTGATTCCTCTCCGAGGGAAGTTCGCAGGTGTGTGCGAGACCGCAACAGTCTGACAGATGACCCTGGATCGGTGGCTGAGGAAGAGATGATAAGACCATCATGTATGAAAAATACATGCGTTGGAAAGATCGTCAATTTGGCTGATAGAATGACAGGAAATTAGAACAAAAGTGGTGCTGTCGAGGGTGACCCTGCATCAAGAGCTAAAATCTTCAAGGGATGAAGAGAGCGAGAATCCAAGGATGTCTGGAGTTCTCATGAGCTCAAATGAATTAAGTTCATTTTAGTCTCCTAAAATCTGTTATTGTTATTCCTGTAACTCTGTgttggttcttccctttcttaagtatcctggattttttttttttagcaaacacGATCACTAAATCTTTATGGGgaacttttcctcttttcagttGAGTGCAGGCAGGGAAGGAtatcattttcacaatttgtttcCAAGTCCCCCGACTTCTGACTTGAagtttcatttcctcatttcccaTGCATCAGGGCACAGGGGAGAGCTTCACACTCGGGTGTGTGTGGCTGTGATGATGGTGGGGAAGATAAGAACATGGTAGCtgccttttcttctgcagtgGAAAATAACTGGGTTCCTTTTCTGTCACTGTGTTTGAggtgagggaaaggaggagagaaaacagtGACTCTTCCCTGATGCCTAGAGCTCTTGAGAATTTGGAGGCTTTCTTACCTTCAGCCATAGTCCCGTATCTGCTCCTCTGAAGCCCTTCCATTCTCTTCtggaataaaaaaaggaaaggaataaaaagcagGTGTCCATATGGGACTTGGTAAGGCCTGAGAACATCTCCAATTCAGACAGCCAAGAATAATTATCCTTAGATGAGCCGTTTCCATCGCTaatattttaacttatattttactttcaaatatcCATATATAACTTTAAGCAAGCCAGGTGACGCTATGTTATATTAACACAATGAACTCCTGCTTTTTCCTCATCCTATAGGAAAGCATGAAATGTTCGAAAACAAGTCAGTTGATTATCTCCCCTCTACCTGAAAAGGCATGAAATAAAGAAAGTCTTCTTCTATGGAATGAGAAGCaggattttgtttattgttttattatcacTATTGTTATTGGAATCAAAGTAAGCAAACTTGCTAGACTAGAGAACAAAAATTGCCTTGCTGTAAATGACATTGGCTTGTTTGAAGTACTGGCCATTTCCAGCCCCAGAAACTCTTTGTACCAGATGGATATCCCAGTGGCAAGGAGGAAACTACAATGTACCTTCCAATGGGAGTGTGGAATTGGGGAGCCAGGGCTCCTTTGAGCACGGACATGAGAGGATGCAGTAGAAGACGGAGGAGCACGgccaccaccctccctcccctctgagcAGCTGGTGGAGAGAAGCTGGTGCCATGACTGAGGGCCAGAGTCAACATTCAGGGCAAATTCAAGATAAATTCATTTCCTGCTCAGTTTTAAACCACATGTCCTTCCTTGTGGGTCTCCCAATaaccacttaaaaatttttccgGTAGATATACCCAGAAATTGGCAAAACTATGGGGATAAATGTTTCATTCAGATGAGACATAATATTGTGTCATTCTTCTTGGTGCTAGAAAAGGCGAGCATTAGAAAAGGCAAGCATGCAATGTGCCACTATAATTAAGATGATCTCCgagactgtattttatttattcagttttaaagATTATGCAGTTCTGAAACAAACATTTTAAGGGGAGAAATACACAGAGTAGTGAAACAAATGCCCACTAATTGCAGTGAACAGATCTAAGCATTttggcattttcactgctgctgtTTGGTTTGACTGAAAAAGTTAAAACATTACACAtatagttccatttatttattttttgactccCCCCAACCCGTCtcattctccctcttcccttcagaGGCAACCAATATTCTGagatacacatgtatgtataggTAATATATAGTACTTTTTGGCATCTTAATCTTTTATGCCAGTGACATTATTTATGTAGCATTTTATCCAACTCAATTTTATTAACAAACACTTGGTGTGCCAAAATACGTGCTTGCTACTACAAACAACGCTGCAGAAGAATCCCCCTACACGTCTCCTTGTGCACATGGACGATTTCTCTGGGATATATAGTTTCCACCTGACAAGATACTGCCAAATACGACTCCAAGAAGCATGTGCTAAGTCATACTGGCAGCAGCCATGGGTGAGGATCCCCCAAATCTTCACCTACGCTGGGTGATATTAGACTTTTCATTTTTTGGTCACCCTGATGGGCACATACTAGGATGTCTTAATTGGTTTAAAGGTGCATTTTATTGATTAACATTGAATTCAAAACGGTTTCCATAGTTCACTTGCTATTCAGGTCGATTCTGTTATCTCTGCCTCTTGCACATGTTTCTGTTCACTCAGgagggaagaacagaaaaatggCCCTCATTAGGGAAACCAGCCCTTGTCACATCCTCAGAATTTATTAAGgcaacttccttccttccttcctttccttttccttctgcacCACTTTCCTTTCCTTAAGCCCAGAGAAGAGCATCTTCCTCACCACGTTCTCCCACACGCTGTCCTGGCCTCTGGTAAATAACACTCCAGCTTTTGCTAAAACTGCTCAAATCCTCTGACATCTTTTCTACTTCAGACGGCAGTTGCTATATATTGGAATCAACATATCGATGTGGTAAAGCCGATGACGACAGTGGTGACAATGTCGATGATGAACTTTACCATGGTAGTAATCCTCTGTGCAGCCATTTGTAATTTTCAAGTTTCTTTCATGTCCATTCTTTGAATCGTTCTCCTAAATTCCCTATGATGTGATCAAGATAGGTATTAaagtttctattaaaatattaggaaactgagtctcaactGACCTGCCCACGATCACACAACTTCCATGGAGCTAAGACCAAAACATGGCTCGTTTTGCCTGTGTATTCTCCTAGATTTATCAGGGTGGAGAAGAGATTATACAGTCAATGAACCTCTTGGAACACCACATACCATGCTGCCATCCACGGTCAGGACATAAACTGAGGCAGGCAGGCTGGACGCTTACCCTAAAACTAACAAAGAGAACTGTATTGCAAAATCTTGAGTGcacaatttcaaagaaaaaaaagaattattcaaaGGTAAAATCGCAGGGCCAGAAGTTGCTCGGAATGGAAGTATCTCAGTTTAAAGCAATCTGGTGTTTCCCCATGACTTGATGATCAGTGTGACCCCAATGGAGCTCTGTGGCCTCACAAAAGCCAGTCGAAGTTCAGGTTACATCAGCAGAGGCGCGCACGGTCCTCCTGAACCGTCTTCTGAGTGGGTCAGGCTGCCAGGGGAGACACGTCCCCCCGAGGAGTGGATTATTTTGGACAGATACTAACAAATAATAAAGTGTGCAGAGGCTAGTCAGAAAGGATATTGATGGAGATGCTAAAATGAGTCATAGAATATTAAAAGGACAGAATCAAGCCTAAGAAAAGATCGGGAAACATCCTAAACTCGAAGGAATGTGACACGTGTCAATCACATAGTAGACAGAAGAGGGAGAATCGGGAGTGGAGGCAGATTTCTTCTTCACAAGGAAAACCCTTTTAATGTTCCCCCAGGCGGGATCAGGAACCATGAGAGAGTCGCGGGCAGTATGCGGGCAGAGATTATAAGAGTATCTGACAGGAACAGCAGGACGATGTAGCTTAGGTAGGAGGTTGAAGCCAATGAGCATATAATGTACCTCCTGATTTGTACATTACACGAACCTGATTTTATCTTGACGGCACCTTACTTTATCAAACCATTGGAAAGCAGGCTCTCTCATGCTGTtttaggaaagataaaaatattttctgtcttcctgatTCATATTCTCCTTCGCCCatctgccccctccctctgtttcctggtatCACTTGTGTCAGAGTTCAGCATTGTGATTTCATAACGCGGCTCTCACAGGAGCTTTAGCAAAGGGTTGGTTCCTGTACACGCTGGAATCTGTCTGCCGTACGGTCGAGTTCGACATCGTGTCGTAGGAAAAGTGTGGGTATTTGGGGGAGAATGGGCTGGTTTGCAGAAGATCAATGGAACAATGTTCACTGAGAGGTTCCGTTTGGAGCGCGTGGCTCAGTGAGGGCGGGAACATAATGACCCCGAACTTGTCCTGTGGAGCCCTAGGAATAGACTCTCGGTACCCAGGCCTCTGCGGGTGTGGTGCTTGTCAGGGATGGGGCGGGGCTGGTACGGGGAAGTTAAGAGCTAAAACTGAGACGTCCGCCCCACCTAGTTAGGGCACctggtgagtttcagttttctcatctgtcaaatgggatgAGAATCTTAGTGAAGCTTTATGAAACCCCGTGAAGCTTATGAAAGTCAGAAGAGCTAAGAAGTAGGCAACTAGACGGAAAAGACCTCCACGCTGTGGAAAGCTGTGGGCCGTGAACGCGGGGTGAGCGGTTCCCGAAGCCGCTTCCCTCCCGCTAGGAATCCGCGGTTGCCCATAACGCTCACCATCGGCGCCCCGTTTCACTGATGGGAGAGCCCAGAAGTATGGTAACCGGTGTCAGATCCCACGAGAAATCAGTAGCCCTGACTCAACGGCGGCCTCCAGGACGCGCCCCCCCTCCCCGGGCCTCCACCCAGGACGCTGGGACCCCCGCCGGGTTCCCCTTACCAGGCGCGGCGCTGCGGGCTGGGTGCCGGCGGGTCGGCGCGAGAGCGCGGACGAAGGTTCCATGGAAGGGGTGCAGGGCAAGAAGGAAAATGGGGCTAACGGAGTGCACCCCCTGT encodes:
- the LOC136127989 gene encoding GTPase IMAP family member 5-like; the encoded protein is MAEGGIEHKLFAASSSLRIILVGKTGSGKSATGNSILCQPVFESRLAAQSVTRKCQGATGTWDGRSVLVVDTPPIFEARAQDQEAYEDIGDCYLLSAPGPHVLLLVTQLGRFTEQDVVAVTRVKEVFGARALRHTVILFTRKEDLADGSLHDYVANTDNVRLRGLVRECGHRYCAFSNWASGDEQRKQLAELMAVVEGLERELQGAYLSNDLFFDAQRLQQGGGDPHGEGHVRYLAKVWSHIAKQKQDLKEAQRNRAFKALLRVKHWIVSHIGIFAVFVICFLSFVAILISLCSTHGC